DNA from Candidatus Methylomirabilota bacterium:
CCTGCGCAAGCGAATGCAGGCGCTGATCGGCGGCCCCGCGGGCTGCGCGCAGCTTTTCGATTTGACGGCGGATCTGCTGAAGCTCCTGAGCGTGTAGTCCGGGGGAGGCCATGGACATCAAGACAGACACGGACTCATTGCCCACCGCCGACGGTCTCATGCCCACGTACATCTGCCGGCCGGCCACGGGAGGTCCACACCCGGCCGTCATCGTGGTCATGGAGGCCTTCGGGCTCAACGCCCACATCAAGGACGTGACAGAGCGGATCGCCCGCGAGGGCTACGTGACGATCGCGCCCGATTTCTTCTACCGCTTCGGCAGCCCCATCGTGCCGTACGGCGAGGTGTCGCGCGCCATCGGCTATATCCAGCAGCTCGACGACGCCGCCCTCATGGCCGAGATGGGCGTGGTCATGCAGCACCTCAGGTCTCTCGCCGAAGTGCGCGGCGATCGGATCGGGATCACGGGCTTCTGTATGGGCGGTCGCATCGCCTTTCTCACGGCGTGCCGGCATCCCGCCGCCGTCAAAGTCGCCATTGCCTTCTATGGCGGCGGAATTGCCGCCGACACGCCGGCCGCCCCCCTCAACGACGCGCCGCGCATCCAGTGTCCCGTCCTCTGCTTCTTTGGCGAGGCCGACCGCATGATTCCGATGGACCAGGTGCGCCGGCTCGAGGAAACGCTCAGGCGGCTCAAGAAGACTGCCGAGATCAAGGTGTACGCGGGGGCCGGACACGGCTTCTTCTGCGATGACCGGCCTTCCTATCATCCTGACGCGGCGGCCAGCGCCTGGAGCCTGACCAGCCTCTGGCTGTCTAAATATTTGAATTAGCTGTTCGTTCTGACCAAGCGTTGACAGGTCTAGAACTCTCGCTTAGCCTTGTACTGACCGTTTGGTACAAATTCCTCAGGTGAGCGATCCCGGTGGGGGGGGCGATGCCGCAGGTGCTCGCGGAAACGAAGAGCGCGAAGGGCGCGGCCACGAAAGACCAGATCCTGGACGCGGCGAGCCGCCTCATCCATCTTCAGGGCTATCACTGCACCTCGCTGGACGACGTGCTGAGGGAGAGCGGGGTAGGCAAGGGCAACTTCTACTACTACTTCCGGAGCAAGGAAGAGCTTGGCTATGCCATCATCGAGCGCCTCGTCACGGTCTTCCTCGCGAGAACACTCGAGCCGGCCTTTGCCGATCCCCACGCCGACGCCATGCCTCAGATCGAGGGATTCCTCGACCGCGTGCTCGCCAATCAGCGTGAGCGGAACTGTGTGGGCGGCTGTCCCATGGGCAATCTCGCCTCCGAGCTGTCGGACGTGCACGAGGGATTCAGGCAGCGGCTGGCCTTGATCTTCGCGGAGTGGCGACGCACGCTCACCGAGACATTGGCGCGGGGCCAGGCTCGAGGGCAGCTGCGGGCCGACTGCAATCCGGAGCGCGCCGCGCATTTCCTGGTGGCTGCCCTCGAGGGTGCCATCCTCATGACCAAGGTGACCAAGGACATCGGGGTCATGGAGAAATGCGTGGATGAGCTGAAGCAGCATCTGACCCTGTATGCCCGGTCTTGATCTGACGATGAGTGGACGTGCCCGAGCGGGCACCGGAGAGATTCGATGACGACGCCCCCGGCGGAGGCGATGGCCGAGCCCGAAAAGCAGACCCCCACCGGTACCGTGCGCGTCGATCGCGACGCCGCGCTCGTGGAGGGACTGCGCCGCGGTGATCAGGACGCGCCCGAGCACCTGCTCGAGACGTATGGCGACCGCGTCTATCGCCTGGCCATTCGCATCACCGGCAATGAGCAGGACGCCGAGGAGGTGGTTCAGGACGCTCTCTGGACCGCGACGAGGAAGATCGATACCTTCAAGGGCGAGTCGGCCTTTGGCAGCTGGGTATACCGGATCACCGCCAATGCCGCCTACCAGAAGCTGCGCACGCGGCGGGGCCGGCGACAGGAAGTGTCCTGGGACGCTCTCTCCCCTGGCGTCGACGAGCAGCGCCCCTACCTCGAGCCCGTGGCCGATTGGTCCGGTAAGGTCGAGGAGCCCGCCCTGCAGGCCGAGCTGCGGACCGTGTTGACCGCGGCCATCAATGATCTGCCCACGGACTATCGAACCGCATTCCTCATGCATGACGTCGAGGGGCTCTCGAATCCTGAGATCGCCGAGACCCTGCACATCAGCCTGCCCGCCGTGAAGTCTCGCGTACATCGCTCGCGGCTCTTCCTTCGCGAGCGCCTGGCCCGCTACCTCGAAGCCGCCTGACGAGGCCTCACCGCCGCGGCTAAGGTGCCGTCATGCTTGACTTTCGCGCCCCGGGTATGGTTTGATGAGCGCTCGCGACAATCCAATTCAGGCTATCCATTAAAGAGAGTGAAGAGGGAGAAGGACCCCACATGGAAGCGGTGATCGCTACAGGCGGGAAGCAATACCGGGTCGCCCCGGGGCAAGTCATCAAGGTCGAGCGGCTGGGCAAGCCCGCGGGCGCCCCGGTCGAGTTCGACCAGGTGCTGCTCGTCACCAAAGACGGGCAGGTGACGGCCGAACCCCAGGCGTTGACCGGGGCGAAGGTCACGGGCGAGGTCGTCTCGGAGAAGAAGGGCGCCAAGGTCCTCGTGGTCAAGTTCAAGCGGCGGAAAAATTACCGGCGGAAGCGCGGGCACCGGCAGATCATGACGGCCGTCCGCATAATCAAGATCGAGGCATAGGGACATGGCGCACAAGAAGGGCGTGGGCAGCTCTCGCAACGGCCGCGATTCTAATGCCCAGCGGCTGGGCGTCAAACGCTTCGGCGGGCAGTTCGTGACCGCGGGCAGCATCATCGTGCGGCAGCGGGGCACCCGGTTCAAGCCAGGGACCAATGTGGGCCTCGGCACGGACCACACGCTGTTCGCCACCTCGGACGGCTACGTCCGCTTCGAGCGCAAGGGCGACGACAAGTACGTCAGCATCGCCCAGCAGCCCGCCTGACCTCACCCGGGGCACCCCGGGACCTCCGATGTTCGTCGATGAGATCGATGTCTTCGTCAAGGGCGGCGACGGCGGAGCGGGCTGCGTGAGCTTTCGCCGCGAGGCCTATGTCCCGCGCGGCGGACCCGACGGCGGTGACGGCGGCGACGGCGGAAGCATCGTCCTCGAAGCAGACCCGGCCATCACCACGCTCCTCGATTTCCACTACCAGCGCCACTACACGGCGGAGCGCGGCCAGCACGGCAAGGGCTCGACCAAGCACGGCGCCTCCGGCGAGGACACGATCTTGCGGGTGCCACTCGGCACCGTGGTCTCCGATCGCGCCACGGGCGAGCAGCTGGGCGATCTCACGTCGGGGGGCCAGCGCGTGATGGTGGCGAGGGGCGCGCGGGGCGGCCGGGGCAATGCCCGCTTCGTCAGCTCGACCAACCGGGCTCCGCGCCGCGCCGACCTCGGGCGCCCCGGCGAAGAACGCTGGATCCATCTCGAGCTCAAGCTCCTGGCCGATGTTGGCGTGATCGGCTTTCCCAACGCCGGCAAGTCCACGCTGGTCTCGCGGCTGTCGGCCGCCAAGCCCAAGATCGCGGACTATCCGTTCACCACGCTGCAGCCGACCCTCGGCATCGTGCGGGTCGACGATGATCGTACCTTCGTGATCGCCGACCTGCCCGGGCTCATCGCGGGAGCGGCCGAGGGCAAAGGCCTGGGCATCCGTTTCCTGCGCCACACCGAGCGAACGCGCGTGCTCGTCCACCTGGTCGATCTCGATCCCGGCCTCGAGCGCGATCCCGTCGAGGACTGGCAGGCCATCCAGCGGGAGCTTGCCGAGTATTCGGCCGAGCTCGCGGCGCGGCCCCAGATCGTGGTGGGCAGCAAAGCCGAGCTGCCGGGCACCGAGGAGCGGCGGGCCGCGCTCGAGCGCTTTTGCCGCGCCGAGGGGCTGTCCTTCCACGCGATCTCGTCGGTCACCGGACTGGGGCTGCCCGCGCTCCTGCGCGATATCAGCCGGCTGCTCTCGAGCGGGACATGGGCGCGCGCCGGGCGCTGACCAAGGCGCGCCGGCTCGTGATCAAGGTCGGGAGCGGCCTGATCACGAGCCGCGGAGAAGGTCTGGACGGCCAGCGCCTAGGGCTGCTCGCCACCGACATCGCTGCTCTCGTGGCCGATCGCCGCGAGGTCGCGCTCGTCTCCTCGGGCGCCATCGTGGCCGGCTCGGCGCGGCTGGGACTCTCTCGTGGACCCCGCTCCATTCCCGAGAAGCAGGCGGCCGCCGCCGTGGGCCAGTCCTCCCTCATGTGGCACTACGAGCAGGCCTTCAAGCGGCACGGCATCAAGGTCGGCCAGGTGCTGCTCACGGGCCAGGACATCAGCGATCGCAGCCGCTATCTCAACGCGCGCAACACGCTCCTGGCCCTGCTCGAGTTCGGCGTGCTGCCTATCGTGAACGAGAACGACACCGTGGCCGTCGACGAGATCAAGGTGGGCGACAACGACAACCTGGCCGCCCTGGTGGCGCACTTGATCGACGCGGAGCTCCTCGTGCTCCTGACCGATGTGGACGGTCTCTACACGGGCGATCCGCGTCGCGATCCCACGGCCCGGCGTCTGGAGACCGTGGAGGCCGTGACGGAGGAGGTTCAGGGCTTCGTCTTCGACGAGGCGGGGCGCGTCTCCGTGGGCGGCATGAGCACCAAGCTCGAGGCGGCGCAGAAGGCTGCCGCCTCCGGCATCGGCATGGTGATCGCCAGTGGCCGCGAGCCGGGCACCCTGGGGCGCCTGATGCGCGGCGAGCCCGTGGGCACCTATTTCTTGCCTCGCGAGGACCGCCTGGCCGCGCGGAAGCGCTGGATCGCCTTCGCGGTGCCCCCCCAGGGCCGGCTCATGGTTGACGCGGGCGCGCGGAAGGCCTTAACTGAGAGGGGCAAGAGCCTGCTGCCCTCGGGCCTCGTAGCCGTCGAGGGCGACTTCAGCGCGGGCGAGGTCGTGGCGCTCGCCGAGCCCGACGGCCAGGAGTTCGCGCGGGGGCTCGTCAACTACGACGCCGGGGAGCTGCGCAAGATCCAGGGCGCCAAGACGGGCGAGATCGAGAAGGCCCTGGGCTACAAGGGGCTGGCCGAAGTCATCCACCGGGACAACCTGGTGGTCCTGGCCGGCCCGGGAGGATGCTGATCGTGGATACGGCGGCGCACGTCACCGGCAAGGCGCGGGCGGCGAAGGAAGCGGCCCGCGTGCTCGCTCTCGCCTCGACCCGGACCAAGGATGAGGGGCTCCAGCAGATGGCCCGCGGCCTCGAGGAGAAGACGGCCGCGATCATCGAGGCCAATCGCGCCGACCTCGAGCGCGGCCGCGCGGCGGGACGGACCCGCGCCTTTCTCGATCGGCTGACCCTCACCGATGCGCGCATCGCCGACATGGCGGGGGGCTTGCGCCAGATCGCGGCCCTCCCGGATCCGGTGGGGGAGACGGTGGACGCGTGGCGCCGGCCCAACGGCATGGAGATCGCGCGGGTGCGTGTCCCTCTCGGCGTCATCGGGTTCATCTACGAGTCCCGGCCCAATGTGACGGCCGACGCCGCCGGGCTCTGTCTCAAGTCGGGCAATGCCGTGCTGCTGCGCGGGGGGAGCGAGGCCCTCGAGTCCAATACCGCCATCACCCAGGTGCTGGCCAAGGCGGTGGAGAAGGCGGGCCTGCCCGCCGAGGTCGTGCAGGTCGTGGACACCGCCGATCGCGCGGCCGTGATGAGCATGCTCACCCTCGACCGCTACATCGATCTCATCATCCCGCGCGGCGGGGAGGAGTTCGTCCGTCTGGTCGCCGAGCGAGCCACCGTGCCCGTCCTCAAGCACGACCGGGGCCTGTGTCACGTCTACGTGGACGAGAGCGCGGATCTGGACATGGCGGTGGCCATCACGGTGAACGCCAAGGCGCAACGCGTGAGCGTGTGCAATGCCGCGGAGACGCTCCTCGTCCACGCGGGAGTGGCGGAGCGCTTCCTGCCCGCGGTGGCCGCCCGGCTCGAGGCCGCGGGCGTCGAGCTGCGGGGGTGCGAGCGCACCCGGGCTCTGGTGCCCGGGGCGCGGCCGGCCGCCGAGAGCGACTGGGACACGGAGTATCTCGACTACATCCTGGCCGTTCGCGTGGTCGAGAGCTTCGACGAGGCCGTGGCCCATATCCGGCGTCACGGCTCGGGGCTCGCGGAGGCGATCGTGACTTCCGATCTCCGTCGCGCGCGCCGCTTCACCCACGAGGTCGACGCGGCGGCCGTGGTCGTCAACGCCTCTACGCGTCTGGTCGACGGCTCACAGTTCGGCATGGGCGCCGAGATGGGGATCTCGACCTCGCGGCTGCACGCGCGGGGGCCCGTGGGCGTCCGGGAGCTGACCACCACGAAGTTCATCGTCATGGGTGACGGCCAGGTGCGGGAGTAGCGTCGCCGGTGCCCACGGTCGGCGTTTTCGGGGGCTCCTTCAACCCGATCCACTTCGGACACCTCCTGCTCGCCGACGACATCTGCGAAGCCCTCCGCCTCGACCGGATCCTGTTCGTGCCCGCGGCCCAGCCGCCCCACAAGCCCGCCGCCGAGCTCGCGGCGGTCGAGCATCGCTATCGGATGACGGCCCTCGCCGTGAACGAGCATCCGCGCTTCGCCGTCTCCGACCTCGAGCTGCGCCGCTCCGGCCCGTCGTATACGGTGGACACCCTCACGGCCCTGGCCCCCGAGGGTGAGCTCTTCCTGCTCATTGGCTCGGAGACGTTCCTCGACCTGCTCAGCTGGCGGGAGCCGCGCCAGGTCGCGCGGCTCGCCCGCCTCGTGGTGGTGCCGCGCACGGGGGCCGACTTCGATCCCGACGCGCCAGCCGCCCAGAAGGTGCTCGCCGAGCTCGGGCTCGCCGCTTTCGGGGCGTCCGGCGGACCGATTCTCCATCATGCGGCCTCGCTGCCCATCTCGGGCTCCGACCTGCGCCGGCGGGCTCGCGAAGGACGCAGCCTGGCCTATCGCATGCCGGAAGCGGTGGCCGCCTACATCCGCGGGCACGGCCTCTACGGGCCAGGAGCCTGATGGCCGCCCTCACCGCGGAAGCCACCGCGCGCCTGGCCGCCCAAGCCGCCCTCGACAAGAACGCCGAGAATCTGGTGGTGCTCGACCTGCAGGGCCTGTCGACGGTGGCGGACTTCTTCATCGTGTGCAGTGCGCGCTCGACCACGCAGGCGGACACCATCGTGGACGCCGTGCGCGCGGCCCTCAAGGCCGCGGGCTCGCGACCCCGCCACCAGGAAGGCGGCGCGGCGAGCGGGTGGGTGCTCCTGGATTACGTGGACGTGATCGTCCACGTCTTTCTCGAGGAGACTCGCCAGTTCTACGCGCTCGAGCGCCTGTGGGGAGATGCGCCGCTGCTCTCGGTCGAGGTGGGCGCGCGTCCGCGCGATTGATTTCCCTGGGAGGGCATGGTAGCCTTCGCGTCTAATTCCGGCGGATCGCCCGCCGTGTCGTGGAGGAGACAGTGATGAAGAAGGATCGTGTCGCCCAGTTCCGGAAGAAGCTGGAGGAAAAGCACCGTCAGCTCGTCGAGGAAGTCGGCAAGAACGTGCTCTACGGCAAGGGCCCCGATGACGATTCGACGAAGGACCTCGGGGACCAGGCCGCCACGTCCTATAACCGGGAGTTTCTGTTCGAGCTC
Protein-coding regions in this window:
- the obgE gene encoding GTPase ObgE, translated to MFVDEIDVFVKGGDGGAGCVSFRREAYVPRGGPDGGDGGDGGSIVLEADPAITTLLDFHYQRHYTAERGQHGKGSTKHGASGEDTILRVPLGTVVSDRATGEQLGDLTSGGQRVMVARGARGGRGNARFVSSTNRAPRRADLGRPGEERWIHLELKLLADVGVIGFPNAGKSTLVSRLSAAKPKIADYPFTTLQPTLGIVRVDDDRTFVIADLPGLIAGAAEGKGLGIRFLRHTERTRVLVHLVDLDPGLERDPVEDWQAIQRELAEYSAELAARPQIVVGSKAELPGTEERRAALERFCRAEGLSFHAISSVTGLGLPALLRDISRLLSSGTWARAGR
- the proB gene encoding glutamate 5-kinase, coding for MGARRALTKARRLVIKVGSGLITSRGEGLDGQRLGLLATDIAALVADRREVALVSSGAIVAGSARLGLSRGPRSIPEKQAAAAVGQSSLMWHYEQAFKRHGIKVGQVLLTGQDISDRSRYLNARNTLLALLEFGVLPIVNENDTVAVDEIKVGDNDNLAALVAHLIDAELLVLLTDVDGLYTGDPRRDPTARRLETVEAVTEEVQGFVFDEAGRVSVGGMSTKLEAAQKAAASGIGMVIASGREPGTLGRLMRGEPVGTYFLPREDRLAARKRWIAFAVPPQGRLMVDAGARKALTERGKSLLPSGLVAVEGDFSAGEVVALAEPDGQEFARGLVNYDAGELRKIQGAKTGEIEKALGYKGLAEVIHRDNLVVLAGPGGC
- the rsfS gene encoding ribosome silencing factor, translated to MAALTAEATARLAAQAALDKNAENLVVLDLQGLSTVADFFIVCSARSTTQADTIVDAVRAALKAAGSRPRHQEGGAASGWVLLDYVDVIVHVFLEETRQFYALERLWGDAPLLSVEVGARPRD
- the rplU gene encoding 50S ribosomal protein L21; translation: MEAVIATGGKQYRVAPGQVIKVERLGKPAGAPVEFDQVLLVTKDGQVTAEPQALTGAKVTGEVVSEKKGAKVLVVKFKRRKNYRRKRGHRQIMTAVRIIKIEA
- a CDS encoding dienelactone hydrolase family protein, with product MDIKTDTDSLPTADGLMPTYICRPATGGPHPAVIVVMEAFGLNAHIKDVTERIAREGYVTIAPDFFYRFGSPIVPYGEVSRAIGYIQQLDDAALMAEMGVVMQHLRSLAEVRGDRIGITGFCMGGRIAFLTACRHPAAVKVAIAFYGGGIAADTPAAPLNDAPRIQCPVLCFFGEADRMIPMDQVRRLEETLRRLKKTAEIKVYAGAGHGFFCDDRPSYHPDAAASAWSLTSLWLSKYLN
- a CDS encoding RNA polymerase sigma factor, with the protein product MTTPPAEAMAEPEKQTPTGTVRVDRDAALVEGLRRGDQDAPEHLLETYGDRVYRLAIRITGNEQDAEEVVQDALWTATRKIDTFKGESAFGSWVYRITANAAYQKLRTRRGRRQEVSWDALSPGVDEQRPYLEPVADWSGKVEEPALQAELRTVLTAAINDLPTDYRTAFLMHDVEGLSNPEIAETLHISLPAVKSRVHRSRLFLRERLARYLEAA
- a CDS encoding TetR family transcriptional regulator C-terminal domain-containing protein is translated as MPQVLAETKSAKGAATKDQILDAASRLIHLQGYHCTSLDDVLRESGVGKGNFYYYFRSKEELGYAIIERLVTVFLARTLEPAFADPHADAMPQIEGFLDRVLANQRERNCVGGCPMGNLASELSDVHEGFRQRLALIFAEWRRTLTETLARGQARGQLRADCNPERAAHFLVAALEGAILMTKVTKDIGVMEKCVDELKQHLTLYARS
- the nadD gene encoding nicotinate-nucleotide adenylyltransferase, with amino-acid sequence MPTVGVFGGSFNPIHFGHLLLADDICEALRLDRILFVPAAQPPHKPAAELAAVEHRYRMTALAVNEHPRFAVSDLELRRSGPSYTVDTLTALAPEGELFLLIGSETFLDLLSWREPRQVARLARLVVVPRTGADFDPDAPAAQKVLAELGLAAFGASGGPILHHAASLPISGSDLRRRAREGRSLAYRMPEAVAAYIRGHGLYGPGA
- a CDS encoding glutamate-5-semialdehyde dehydrogenase; this translates as MLIVDTAAHVTGKARAAKEAARVLALASTRTKDEGLQQMARGLEEKTAAIIEANRADLERGRAAGRTRAFLDRLTLTDARIADMAGGLRQIAALPDPVGETVDAWRRPNGMEIARVRVPLGVIGFIYESRPNVTADAAGLCLKSGNAVLLRGGSEALESNTAITQVLAKAVEKAGLPAEVVQVVDTADRAAVMSMLTLDRYIDLIIPRGGEEFVRLVAERATVPVLKHDRGLCHVYVDESADLDMAVAITVNAKAQRVSVCNAAETLLVHAGVAERFLPAVAARLEAAGVELRGCERTRALVPGARPAAESDWDTEYLDYILAVRVVESFDEAVAHIRRHGSGLAEAIVTSDLRRARRFTHEVDAAAVVVNASTRLVDGSQFGMGAEMGISTSRLHARGPVGVRELTTTKFIVMGDGQVRE
- the rpmA gene encoding 50S ribosomal protein L27 — protein: MAHKKGVGSSRNGRDSNAQRLGVKRFGGQFVTAGSIIVRQRGTRFKPGTNVGLGTDHTLFATSDGYVRFERKGDDKYVSIAQQPA